A region of Streptomyces liliifuscus DNA encodes the following proteins:
- a CDS encoding integrase: protein MTTALTLEADPYILPLPGPESPVVLDRWISAGNTHPNSRYSDDVWSMGPLTDNPGDSIHKINLRRCPASLRSEFRRLIWVLINGELRPTYVQERGFQNRSRDGVVSMRDNILQWMKFARWLDRQGVSQVSDCTVEHWKAYAAKIASSGCTRVHAQTVLNWLSDLWAFDQLSASPCGVTQPPWESEGIDDYLPAETGEAGGENKTEPLDPTVIGPLLTWSIRMVEDFSDDILAAWAERRRMHARVTATPSTRGGLAAVKNYLQPLVDSGALLPATVSRKHGITLAHHYVAAVTAASWNQVHDFATRRGLRALAARRPGPSPMQVPVTGRIERRPWREFMDYEETPILVRHLATAAAIVILYLTGMRPQEARSLRSGCCPDPEPNEDGSMPRHLIRAHHYKNVRDSDGHHISAGEERAVPWVAITPVVNAIRVLERIVPKGELLFSSTHHDVIGQRKHHGALKRGTLDRRVENLVSWINQEATAQGLDAQMVPEDPHGNLGLSRLRRTLAWHIARRPGGLVALAIQYGHMRTALDARTSTGYGNRERRGFHGELDVETALAAAQTAARLRDTAAAGEKISGPAARRALIGATSLPSFEGALTTPKAAAKFLARDGLVLFDNPDAFLICAFKRDTALCDPDPVATAPNQFACQLGCGNAVRTDSHAQAAREHADRLDAKAALMPQPLGDRFRRTAGRFRALADAHDSAAQFAEEAIA, encoded by the coding sequence GTGACCACAGCTCTGACCCTCGAGGCCGATCCCTACATCCTTCCCCTGCCGGGTCCGGAGAGCCCGGTGGTCCTGGACCGGTGGATCAGCGCTGGTAACACCCACCCCAACTCCCGCTACAGCGACGACGTCTGGTCGATGGGACCGCTGACCGACAACCCCGGGGACAGCATCCACAAGATCAATTTGAGGAGGTGCCCCGCCTCCCTGCGGAGCGAGTTCAGGCGCCTCATCTGGGTCCTGATCAACGGCGAGCTGCGCCCCACCTACGTGCAGGAACGGGGCTTTCAGAACCGGTCACGCGACGGCGTGGTCAGCATGCGCGACAACATCCTGCAGTGGATGAAGTTCGCGCGCTGGCTCGACCGGCAGGGCGTGTCCCAGGTCAGTGACTGCACCGTGGAGCACTGGAAGGCGTACGCCGCCAAGATCGCCAGCAGCGGCTGCACGCGCGTTCATGCCCAGACGGTTCTTAACTGGCTCTCGGACCTGTGGGCCTTCGACCAGCTGTCGGCCAGCCCCTGCGGCGTTACGCAGCCGCCCTGGGAGAGCGAGGGCATCGACGACTACCTGCCGGCCGAGACGGGAGAGGCGGGCGGGGAGAACAAGACCGAGCCACTGGACCCGACCGTGATCGGTCCCTTGCTGACCTGGTCGATCCGCATGGTCGAAGACTTCTCCGACGACATCCTGGCCGCCTGGGCCGAGCGCCGCCGCATGCACGCCCGCGTGACGGCCACCCCGAGCACCCGAGGGGGTCTGGCGGCCGTCAAGAACTACCTGCAGCCGCTGGTCGATTCCGGGGCTCTCCTGCCCGCCACCGTGAGCCGAAAGCACGGCATCACCCTGGCCCACCACTACGTCGCGGCGGTCACGGCAGCCAGCTGGAACCAGGTCCACGACTTCGCTACTCGGCGCGGGCTCCGTGCGCTCGCCGCCCGGCGGCCCGGCCCCAGCCCGATGCAGGTGCCGGTGACGGGCCGGATCGAGAGGCGGCCCTGGCGCGAGTTCATGGACTATGAGGAGACGCCGATTCTGGTGCGTCACCTGGCCACGGCCGCCGCCATCGTGATCTTGTATTTGACCGGGATGCGCCCCCAGGAGGCGCGGTCGCTGCGGTCCGGCTGCTGCCCCGATCCGGAGCCCAACGAGGACGGCTCCATGCCGCGGCATCTGATCCGAGCCCACCACTACAAGAACGTCCGCGACTCTGACGGCCACCACATCTCCGCTGGTGAGGAGCGCGCCGTCCCCTGGGTCGCGATCACCCCCGTCGTGAACGCCATCCGGGTTCTGGAACGCATCGTCCCCAAGGGCGAGCTGCTGTTCAGCTCCACCCACCACGATGTCATCGGCCAGCGCAAGCACCACGGTGCGCTGAAGCGGGGCACCCTGGACCGCCGGGTCGAGAATCTCGTGTCGTGGATCAACCAGGAGGCCACCGCCCAGGGCCTGGACGCCCAGATGGTGCCGGAGGACCCGCACGGCAACCTTGGACTGAGTCGCCTGCGCAGAACTTTGGCTTGGCACATCGCCCGCCGCCCCGGCGGTCTGGTCGCCCTCGCCATCCAGTACGGACACATGCGCACCGCCCTGGACGCCCGCACCTCCACCGGCTACGGCAACCGCGAGCGTCGGGGGTTCCACGGGGAGCTCGACGTCGAGACCGCTCTCGCCGCCGCGCAGACCGCAGCACGGCTGCGCGACACCGCTGCAGCCGGCGAGAAAATCTCCGGTCCCGCCGCTCGACGGGCTCTCATCGGAGCAACCTCGCTCCCCAGCTTCGAAGGCGCCTTGACCACCCCGAAGGCCGCCGCCAAGTTCCTCGCGCGCGACGGCCTCGTCCTCTTCGACAACCCGGACGCGTTCCTCATCTGCGCCTTCAAGCGCGACACCGCCCTGTGCGACCCGGATCCCGTGGCGACGGCACCCAACCAGTTCGCCTGCCAGCTCGGCTGCGGCAACGCCGTCCGCACCGACAGTCACGCACAGGCGGCTCGGGAGCACGCTGATCGGCTCGATGCGAAGGCAGCCCTGATGCCCCAGCCCCTGGGCGACCGGTTTCGCCGAACAGCTGGCCGCTTCCGTGCTCTTGCCGATGCCCACGACTCCGCCGCCCAGTTCGCCGAGGAGGCCATCGCATGA
- a CDS encoding arsenate reductase ArsC → MTETAPTPHRNLSIDQQLALRTAATHLSREFDGIFGQETIERFLHTSYDQFAGRSTIPNYLPLIAERFARQRLRALAKIEGHHTDGKPVVLFLCVHNAGRSQMAMGFFQHLAGDNAVAWSGGSEPGFEVNPAAIAAMSERGIDISREFTKPWTDEIVRAADVVVSMGCGDACPVFPGKRYLDWTLDDPAGRTVDDVRPIRDDIERRVRGLLDDLGVPAQH, encoded by the coding sequence ATGACTGAGACCGCGCCCACCCCGCACCGCAACCTGAGCATCGACCAGCAACTCGCCCTGCGCACCGCAGCCACCCACCTGAGCCGGGAGTTCGACGGGATCTTCGGCCAGGAGACCATCGAACGGTTCCTGCACACCAGCTACGACCAGTTCGCCGGCCGCAGCACCATCCCCAACTACCTCCCCCTCATCGCCGAACGCTTCGCCCGCCAGCGCCTGCGCGCCCTGGCCAAGATCGAAGGCCACCACACCGACGGCAAGCCCGTCGTCCTCTTCCTCTGCGTCCACAACGCCGGCCGCAGCCAGATGGCCATGGGCTTCTTCCAGCACCTCGCCGGCGACAACGCCGTCGCCTGGTCCGGCGGCTCCGAACCCGGCTTCGAGGTCAACCCGGCAGCCATCGCCGCCATGAGCGAACGCGGCATCGACATCTCCCGCGAGTTCACCAAGCCCTGGACCGACGAGATCGTCCGCGCCGCCGACGTCGTCGTCAGCATGGGCTGCGGCGACGCCTGCCCGGTGTTCCCCGGCAAGCGCTACCTCGACTGGACCCTGGACGACCCCGCGGGCAGGACCGTCGACGACGTCCGGCCCATCCGCGACGACATCGAGCGCCGTGTCCGCGGCCTCCTCGACGACCTCGGCGTCCCGGCCCAGCACTGA
- a CDS encoding arsenate reductase/protein-tyrosine-phosphatase family protein: MNVEWSESVVARAQRHAALGEPARLAIIDRLLLGDASPGELGQELGLPSNLLAHHLKLLEQVGLIERSRSEGDRRRTYLRLRVETLADTMPAPLRTAPRVVFVCTHNSARSHLAAALWKRHSTVPAASAGTEPAQRVHPRAVATARRHGLSLAHARTSHIDETLRPDDLVVAVCDNAHEQLGPRVPDRLHWSVPDPTRTGTDDAFADALSDLADRIDRLAPAVRPPGGSDD; the protein is encoded by the coding sequence ATGAACGTTGAGTGGTCTGAATCGGTGGTGGCGCGAGCACAACGGCACGCGGCACTGGGGGAACCCGCGCGTCTGGCGATCATCGACCGGCTGCTGCTGGGCGATGCCTCGCCCGGCGAACTCGGCCAGGAGCTGGGCCTGCCCAGCAACCTCCTGGCCCACCACCTCAAGCTGCTCGAACAGGTCGGCCTGATCGAGCGGTCCCGCTCCGAAGGCGACCGTCGGCGCACCTACCTGCGCCTGCGCGTGGAAACCCTGGCCGACACCATGCCCGCACCCCTGCGGACGGCGCCCCGTGTGGTGTTCGTCTGCACCCACAACTCCGCCCGCTCCCACCTCGCCGCGGCCCTCTGGAAGCGCCACAGCACCGTCCCCGCCGCCTCGGCCGGAACCGAACCAGCTCAGCGCGTCCACCCCCGAGCCGTGGCGACCGCACGCAGACACGGCCTCTCCCTGGCCCACGCCCGTACCTCCCACATCGACGAGACGCTGCGCCCGGACGACCTCGTGGTCGCCGTCTGCGACAACGCTCACGAGCAGCTCGGCCCCCGGGTCCCCGACCGCCTGCACTGGTCGGTACCCGACCCCACCCGCACCGGCACCGACGACGCCTTCGCCGACGCCCTGAGTGATCTCGCCGACCGGATCGACCGGCTGGCCCCCGCCGTCCGCCCTCCAGGAGGCAGCGATGACTGA